From Kaistella polysaccharea:
ACTGTCTTCAAAAGAAAACGTATCGCCCTCTTTAAACTCAATTTTATTATCCTTGAATTCTTTAAGGAGCATTAAATTAGTCATCGTTTCCAAAATATCATATTCTGTTTTGGCTAATTTCTTCAGTGATTTTAAAACCTGTTTTTTATATTTCTTTTTAGTTTTCATATGTTGGGTCTATTATCGTGCAAGGTAAGATTTTATAATAAAATTTCAAATCAATTTCAGAACAATTCATCATCAGGATTTTTACAATTTGCTATCTTTGTTCTCTGCATGAAAAATAAAGATCTCTTTACACTCATTTCTTTCGCGGCCAATAAAAACCAGAAAGCACAAACCCAGTTAATTAATTTATTTTGGGTAGATGTTTTTAGTTTTGTGATGAAAAAAGTTCAGGATGAGCATGTTGCAGATGAAATTACGGTTTCAGTTTTTTCTAAAGTACTATCAAAACTTGATTTGTACGATCCTAATTTTCAGTTTAAAACCTGGATTTTAACCATCGCTCAAAACACAATTATCGACTATTGGCGTAAGAAATTCCGGGAAAACGAAGATTCTACCGATAATTTCGAAGGATTTAAAAATCAACTCGCGTTATCACCAGAGGAATTATTAATTTCCGAAGAAGATCAAAAACAGATTTTGGCAACCATCAAAAGTTTAGATGTTAACTATCAGGATATTATACAGCTGCGTTTCTTTGAAGAAAAAAGCATAAAAGAAATTGCAGAAGAATTAAATATCACGGTGGCCAACACTAAAATTAGAAT
This genomic window contains:
- a CDS encoding RNA polymerase sigma factor, yielding MKNKDLFTLISFAANKNQKAQTQLINLFWVDVFSFVMKKVQDEHVADEITVSVFSKVLSKLDLYDPNFQFKTWILTIAQNTIIDYWRKKFRENEDSTDNFEGFKNQLALSPEELLISEEDQKQILATIKSLDVNYQDIIQLRFFEEKSIKEIAEELNITVANTKIRIMRAKKLLAALLKNNSFEE